A single window of uncultured Methanospirillum sp. DNA harbors:
- a CDS encoding metal ABC transporter substrate-binding protein translates to MKQFIFVCAVLALLLGAPAVSALDVVTTTSVLWDPVSQIGGDAVNVVYIADPTVCPHLQGDILPNLIQKHADALKAPDLFLAHNSTMDFATMAAIEKFRDSNGYGKTTWKILKPNTEWNTPETAEVLADSVLDWLKAADPKNATAYTENAAKYKQAIAEAGDITSDEQALLSKKNVIVMAWQKEPVEKWLGANVYDVFAPEFAYGGNKTPAKVVDSIQKNKDKIYALDLVSGGGKMYIIENMQSGEMAKGIEEALTDIAVINDRIIFTNFPKSVDGVNSIPDVLKYNKNLLLA, encoded by the coding sequence ATGAAACAGTTCATTTTTGTTTGTGCTGTCCTTGCACTCCTCCTGGGTGCGCCGGCAGTATCTGCTCTCGACGTGGTAACAACGACCAGTGTTCTCTGGGATCCGGTAAGTCAGATTGGTGGGGATGCGGTCAATGTAGTATACATTGCTGATCCAACGGTCTGCCCTCATCTTCAGGGGGATATCCTTCCAAACCTGATCCAGAAACATGCCGATGCCCTCAAAGCACCCGATCTCTTCCTTGCACATAACAGTACTATGGACTTTGCCACTATGGCTGCCATTGAGAAGTTCAGGGACTCAAACGGATACGGGAAGACAACCTGGAAGATTCTCAAGCCTAACACCGAGTGGAACACCCCGGAGACGGCAGAAGTTCTCGCTGACAGCGTACTGGACTGGCTGAAAGCCGCAGATCCAAAGAATGCAACAGCGTACACTGAAAATGCTGCTAAGTATAAGCAGGCGATCGCCGAAGCAGGAGATATCACTTCTGATGAACAGGCATTGCTTTCAAAGAAGAATGTCATCGTGATGGCATGGCAGAAGGAACCGGTAGAGAAGTGGCTCGGTGCCAATGTTTATGACGTCTTTGCACCAGAGTTCGCATATGGCGGGAACAAGACACCGGCAAAAGTTGTTGATTCAATCCAGAAGAACAAGGACAAGATCTATGCTCTTGATCTCGTTTCAGGCGGTGGAAAGATGTATATCATTGAGAATATGCAGTCCGGAGAGATGGCAAAAGGGATTGAAGAAGCGCTGACTGACATTGCCGTGATCAATGACCGGATCATCTTCACAAACTTCCCGAAGTCAGTTGATGGGGTTAATTCAATTCCAGATGTTCTCAAGTACAACAAGAACCTGCTCCTGGCATAA
- a CDS encoding type II secretion system F family protein, giving the protein MSLITPRQIDTWMKDTNLRRSIRASHLPYSQYSYVMMMLKYSLLSGLVFVAIAVFLLTTNFQLVPAKPDNILNNNILVIAILFILLVPGVILAIYTYPSTTAAGRKSSIDLDLPYAITYMQALSMTMTLYNVIRKIYEADDLFGEVGKEFGLIVRDVEVFGDDLYTAIRNLQGVTPSKNLEEFLNDLLLLSNSGGDVTNFLSSRSAYFRESAARELENILKTIEIMAEVYVTAFVAGPITMIIIIVAQNLGGKSDLAGYMPIIILGLALGSIGMIYILYLMLPTIKMDITRKPVSETEFGDIAIDTTEFSRVDQSFLKKIEAKRKRFKLENLLKNPLRAYISKYDYSIVLAVSCAGIVSALYYLGQLSAWIPGMCLEAFISLVIVAALTPVSLSYEGRSWFVNNVESHTPEFLRQLVDMKDVGVTLQTAIGLISNSKLGLLSQELVMTSEDIRRGSTTINALVRMEDRIGLVSVKRAMSLLVKASEVTDYIKDVLIIAINDFEHYLKLKKDRFNIAITYVMIVYLAVGIYMYTAYSLNVSFISSFNSFNITFDTASNLTDMFRIGLVLGFFSGLMAGQLSANSILAGLKHAILLVIGCFILFMYVIPYQMDLLHAAAAAAAANATAGA; this is encoded by the coding sequence ATGAGCCTGATCACGCCCAGACAGATCGATACCTGGATGAAAGATACCAATCTACGCAGGTCGATTCGGGCCTCTCATCTTCCGTATTCGCAGTATTCGTACGTTATGATGATGCTCAAATACAGTCTTCTTTCTGGTTTGGTATTTGTAGCAATCGCAGTATTCCTTCTGACGACAAATTTTCAACTGGTTCCAGCAAAGCCTGACAACATCCTGAACAACAACATCCTTGTCATCGCAATTCTTTTCATTCTGCTTGTTCCGGGAGTCATATTAGCAATATACACCTATCCATCGACGACGGCTGCCGGGCGAAAGTCCTCTATCGATCTCGACCTGCCGTACGCAATCACCTATATGCAGGCTCTCTCGATGACAATGACCCTGTATAATGTCATCAGGAAGATCTACGAAGCAGATGATCTCTTCGGTGAGGTTGGGAAAGAGTTCGGGCTTATCGTCCGCGATGTTGAGGTATTTGGAGACGATCTTTATACCGCAATAAGGAACCTGCAGGGAGTAACGCCATCTAAAAATCTGGAAGAGTTCCTCAACGACCTGCTCCTCCTCTCAAACAGTGGGGGTGATGTAACAAACTTTCTTTCGTCACGATCAGCGTATTTCAGGGAGTCTGCAGCACGTGAGCTTGAGAACATTCTCAAGACGATCGAGATCATGGCAGAGGTGTATGTTACCGCCTTTGTCGCCGGTCCCATCACGATGATCATCATCATTGTCGCACAGAATCTTGGCGGAAAGTCTGATCTCGCGGGGTATATGCCGATTATTATTCTCGGGCTTGCTCTAGGCTCCATCGGGATGATTTATATCCTGTACCTGATGCTTCCGACGATCAAGATGGATATCACCAGAAAGCCGGTGAGCGAGACAGAATTCGGGGATATTGCCATTGATACTACCGAGTTCTCACGAGTTGATCAGAGTTTTCTCAAGAAGATAGAAGCCAAGCGTAAACGGTTCAAACTCGAGAACCTCCTAAAAAATCCCCTTCGTGCGTATATATCAAAATATGATTACAGTATAGTGCTTGCAGTATCATGTGCAGGGATTGTCTCTGCTCTGTATTATCTCGGGCAGTTATCTGCCTGGATTCCGGGAATGTGTCTTGAAGCCTTCATCAGCCTGGTGATAGTTGCGGCTCTGACTCCGGTATCACTGTCATATGAAGGACGAAGCTGGTTTGTCAATAATGTGGAGAGCCATACGCCCGAGTTTCTCAGACAACTGGTTGATATGAAGGATGTTGGTGTCACGCTCCAGACAGCAATCGGGCTGATATCAAACTCAAAACTGGGTCTTCTTTCACAGGAACTGGTGATGACCTCCGAGGATATCAGAAGAGGTTCTACAACCATCAACGCCCTTGTGAGGATGGAGGACCGGATCGGGCTCGTCTCTGTCAAACGTGCAATGTCCCTGCTTGTGAAAGCGAGTGAGGTGACCGATTATATCAAGGATGTTCTGATCATTGCCATCAACGACTTTGAACATTATCTGAAACTGAAAAAAGACCGGTTCAATATCGCGATCACGTATGTGATGATCGTGTATCTTGCAGTAGGAATCTACATGTACACCGCATACTCTCTCAATGTCTCGTTCATCTCCTCATTCAATTCGTTTAATATCACATTCGACACTGCATCTAATCTTACCGATATGTTCAGAATTGGCCTCGTACTCGGGTTCTTCTCCGGCCTGATGGCCGGTCAGTTATCTGCAAACAGTATCTTAGCAGGGTTAAAACATGCTATTCTCCTCGTAATTGGGTGTTTTATTCTGTTTATGTACGTGATTCCATACCAGATGGATCTCCTTCATGCTGCAGCCGCAGCAGCTGCAGCGAATGCAACGGCAGGTGCCTGA
- a CDS encoding type IV pilin N-terminal domain-containing protein — MMKRDPAVSAVIGEVLMISLVLILVPMVTVYLLNQMPEDRIPSVTIKMGSVSSSGEIHLYHKGGDWVKREQIHVTVDGAEEKNWKIPNQTFDLGDNLTLSGMSSGKRISLVVHNAVLFSGVAGS; from the coding sequence ATGATGAAAAGAGACCCGGCGGTTTCAGCGGTTATCGGGGAGGTTCTGATGATCTCGTTGGTCTTAATTCTGGTTCCCATGGTGACTGTGTACCTTTTGAATCAGATGCCAGAAGACCGGATTCCTTCAGTTACGATAAAAATGGGCTCGGTGAGTTCTTCAGGAGAAATACATCTGTATCACAAAGGGGGAGACTGGGTCAAACGAGAACAGATACATGTCACCGTTGACGGGGCTGAAGAAAAGAATTGGAAGATTCCGAATCAGACGTTTGATCTCGGGGATAATCTGACTCTCTCGGGTATGTCATCAGGAAAACGGATCAGTCTGGTTGTTCACAACGCAGTTCTTTTCAGTGGAGTGGCTGGATCGTGA
- a CDS encoding formylmethanofuran dehydrogenase subunit E family protein translates to MKWHDHCQYMEIPRDYSVQDLARFHGHLGPFIVLGYRMGRHALNALKANPFELKAQVFCSGVTPQSCLADGVQLGSGCTLGKGNIEVIKSESVSCTFCAGEKKIRIIPKPLKPQDQNDPDYELAIERYAESLYHLQDEEIFQVDSL, encoded by the coding sequence ATGAAGTGGCACGACCATTGCCAGTATATGGAGATCCCCCGCGATTATTCAGTACAGGATCTTGCCCGGTTTCACGGCCATCTCGGACCGTTTATCGTTCTCGGGTATCGGATGGGAAGGCATGCCCTCAACGCATTAAAAGCGAATCCATTCGAGCTCAAAGCGCAGGTCTTCTGCTCGGGAGTCACTCCTCAGTCCTGCCTTGCCGACGGGGTTCAACTCGGCAGTGGATGCACACTGGGTAAAGGAAATATCGAAGTTATAAAGTCTGAAAGTGTCTCCTGCACTTTTTGCGCAGGTGAAAAGAAGATCAGAATAATACCAAAACCACTGAAACCCCAGGATCAGAATGATCCTGATTACGAACTTGCCATTGAGCGGTACGCAGAATCATTGTACCATCTTCAGGATGAAGAGATCTTCCAGGTTGATAGCCTGTGA
- a CDS encoding metal ABC transporter ATP-binding protein, giving the protein MSCGKPDCLVHLENVWTTYEGADCPVIKDVSFEIRAGEFVVIGGPNGAGKTTLLEAITGLLPIVKGSVTVCGMGIPHDSTRARCSIGYVIQNFDFHPFTPYTVEEVVRMGRYGRIGWFRRETREDIEAARVAMRTLRIDHLKDELIGKLSGGQQQKVLIAHNLAKKPSLLLLDEPYSNLDITTRDEVSSILCQICDSGVPVMMVSHAFDSLPDRDIRVIVMQTGRMVMNAVSRPDGVAGLIRSVPVAG; this is encoded by the coding sequence GTGAGTTGTGGCAAACCGGACTGCCTCGTCCATCTGGAGAACGTATGGACCACCTATGAAGGAGCTGACTGTCCGGTCATAAAGGATGTCTCATTTGAGATAAGAGCAGGAGAGTTCGTGGTTATCGGAGGCCCGAACGGGGCAGGAAAAACCACCCTCCTTGAAGCCATCACCGGTCTGCTTCCCATCGTGAAGGGATCGGTTACCGTCTGCGGAATGGGAATTCCGCATGACAGTACCAGGGCCCGATGCAGTATCGGGTATGTCATCCAGAATTTTGATTTTCATCCGTTTACTCCATACACTGTCGAAGAAGTTGTCAGAATGGGAAGGTATGGCAGAATCGGATGGTTTAGGCGTGAGACCAGAGAAGATATCGAGGCAGCAAGGGTTGCAATGAGAACTCTGCGAATTGATCATCTGAAAGATGAACTCATTGGAAAACTCTCTGGCGGCCAGCAGCAGAAGGTGTTGATCGCCCACAACCTGGCAAAAAAGCCATCACTCCTCCTCCTCGATGAACCATACAGCAACCTGGATATCACAACTCGAGATGAGGTTTCTTCTATCCTCTGTCAGATCTGTGATTCCGGTGTTCCGGTCATGATGGTCTCCCATGCATTTGATAGTCTGCCAGATCGCGACATCCGGGTAATTGTTATGCAGACCGGAAGGATGGTTATGAATGCTGTCTCCCGGCCGGATGGAGTAGCAGGGCTTATCCGTTCGGTCCCGGTGGCTGGCTGA
- a CDS encoding metal ABC transporter permease has translation MIEFLIQNNVLCHAIEAMFFASVGCAILSVLITQMNISSIGFTMSHAAFAGGAAGVFFGLPMMLSAIVMSMLTAAIMGPLSYRTRMHTDTTLGVLFGTMMALAIFFISMMQSEGRGFDASALLYGNVISLYREEIYGLCIITLGIILSIIVFNKEITAITFHRKMAEISGIRVQPVYYLCLFLIAIMVALCLPIVGGLLLYVWLVTPAAVAYQYCGTIRQMFLVAPVVAATISVIGACAGVTYSLPVGPLTAVLFSGIFVVAVALSPKRRVNSQTY, from the coding sequence ATGATTGAATTTCTGATCCAAAACAACGTTCTCTGTCATGCCATTGAGGCGATGTTCTTTGCGTCGGTCGGGTGCGCTATTCTGAGTGTACTGATTACCCAGATGAACATCTCATCCATCGGGTTCACCATGTCCCATGCAGCGTTTGCTGGAGGTGCTGCAGGAGTGTTCTTCGGGCTTCCGATGATGCTCTCTGCTATCGTAATGAGTATGCTGACCGCGGCAATCATGGGGCCGCTCAGTTACCGGACACGGATGCATACCGATACCACTCTCGGCGTTCTGTTTGGGACAATGATGGCACTTGCCATCTTTTTTATCTCCATGATGCAGTCCGAAGGGCGGGGATTTGATGCCAGTGCCCTGCTGTATGGAAATGTCATCTCTCTGTACAGGGAGGAGATCTATGGCCTTTGTATCATCACACTTGGAATCATCCTGAGCATTATCGTCTTCAACAAAGAGATTACTGCCATAACATTCCACCGGAAGATGGCAGAAATTAGTGGTATCCGTGTGCAGCCGGTCTATTACCTCTGCCTCTTTCTGATAGCCATCATGGTTGCACTCTGCCTTCCAATTGTTGGTGGTCTGCTCCTCTATGTCTGGCTTGTTACCCCGGCAGCAGTTGCATACCAGTATTGTGGGACAATCAGGCAGATGTTTCTTGTAGCTCCGGTTGTTGCTGCCACCATCAGTGTCATTGGTGCCTGTGCCGGGGTGACCTACTCACTCCCGGTCGGCCCACTCACCGCTGTACTCTTTTCAGGTATCTTTGTTGTTGCAGTGGCACTTTCACCAAAAAGAAGAGTGAATAGTCAGACATATTAA